From the Teredinibacter turnerae T7901 genome, one window contains:
- a CDS encoding tetratricopeptide repeat protein: protein MPTESYLPVDSFDKDGVLLPYEMAVNPYAVQTGRINKEAVAQFIAARRAFRAESYGEAKQILEKLIVEAGELSGPKVMLGDIAFQEQRLDDAAALYEQAITTNPENINAYLRLAKVRRIQGQYVVAQNYYVQALALWKDFPEAHLNLAILYDVYMNKPLLAQQHMEAYQFLSGNSEGEVATWLAEIRERTGVNYSIRAGVAGQSLSVAGDGV, encoded by the coding sequence ATGCCTACAGAAAGTTACCTGCCAGTAGATAGTTTTGATAAAGATGGTGTGTTGCTTCCTTATGAGATGGCTGTCAACCCTTATGCTGTGCAAACTGGCCGCATTAATAAAGAAGCCGTTGCACAATTTATTGCTGCCAGGCGAGCCTTTCGAGCAGAGTCCTACGGCGAGGCAAAGCAAATTCTGGAAAAGCTTATTGTTGAGGCAGGAGAACTTTCAGGCCCCAAAGTGATGCTGGGCGATATCGCGTTTCAGGAGCAGCGACTAGACGACGCAGCCGCCCTGTATGAGCAGGCGATTACAACTAACCCTGAAAATATTAATGCCTACCTGCGCCTTGCTAAAGTGCGTCGCATACAGGGGCAGTATGTTGTTGCACAAAATTACTATGTGCAGGCGCTGGCGTTGTGGAAGGATTTTCCAGAAGCGCACCTCAACCTTGCCATTTTGTACGACGTTTATATGAATAAACCACTGCTCGCCCAACAACACATGGAAGCTTATCAATTTTTGTCTGGCAACAGCGAAGGCGAAGTCGCCACCTGGCTTGCAGAAATCCGCGAGCGTACAGGTGTGAATTACAGTATTCGCGCTGGCGTGGCAGGGCAAAGTTTGTCTGTAGCAGGAGACGGCGTATGA
- a CDS encoding MotA/TolQ/ExbB proton channel family protein produces MADAYSIIVKFFQEGGFFLIPIAIVFFIGIAITVERWLFLAYEKRRNIKAFEDFIPLLRTTDMDKMQMYTRESTAPVVRIIGCGLDMMKVSKQRADVENAMNEGMLETLPRLEARTGYLAVLANVATLLGLLGTIIGLIGAFTAVANADPAEKSTLLSSSISVAMNTTAFGLIAAIPLLVLNAVIQNKTKKIVTSIEMSAVKFLNIMTLHRFIEAGMPRPEVTASPFGQAPQMVQPVVPAPQSAPNHAAGQINPAQIITEGNSVVTPSMSGA; encoded by the coding sequence ATGGCTGATGCGTACAGTATTATCGTAAAGTTTTTTCAGGAGGGTGGCTTTTTTCTTATCCCAATTGCCATCGTCTTTTTTATTGGTATCGCAATCACGGTAGAACGCTGGTTGTTTTTGGCGTATGAAAAGCGGCGCAATATTAAAGCGTTCGAGGATTTTATTCCGCTGTTGCGTACAACCGACATGGATAAAATGCAGATGTATACGCGTGAGTCCACTGCGCCAGTGGTGCGCATTATTGGTTGTGGTCTGGATATGATGAAAGTTTCCAAACAGCGCGCGGATGTTGAGAATGCGATGAATGAGGGAATGTTGGAAACCCTGCCACGTCTCGAAGCCCGTACCGGTTATCTCGCTGTGCTGGCAAATGTGGCGACCCTGTTGGGTCTGCTCGGTACGATTATTGGCCTTATCGGTGCGTTTACCGCAGTGGCAAATGCTGATCCCGCAGAAAAATCTACGCTGCTTTCCTCATCCATTTCCGTGGCGATGAACACGACGGCATTTGGTTTGATTGCGGCGATACCGCTGCTGGTATTGAATGCGGTTATTCAAAACAAGACCAAAAAGATAGTGACCAGTATCGAAATGTCGGCGGTGAAATTTTTAAACATTATGACACTTCACCGTTTTATCGAAGCCGGTATGCCGCGCCCTGAAGTTACCGCATCACCCTTCGGACAGGCACCGCAAATGGTTCAGCCCGTGGTGCCAGCACCGCAATCCGCGCCGAACCACGCGGCAGGGCAGATCAACCCAGCACAAATTATCACAGAGGGTAATTCTGTGGTCACTCCCAGTATGAGCGGCGCCTGA
- a CDS encoding ExbD/TolR family protein: MIGRFSYKGTDDSELDVTSFMNLMIVLVPVLLLSMTFTQITVLDVKLPDLTGGAYNSNESQSQLEVIVTDTGFQVVYPTDVVLKDIPLKTDVLESGDEVTGYDYLMLSQVLQEVKRQLPEKRNAVVRSAKNLPYQTLISTMQTVKSFKTTVAASVVEIELFPELSLGDAP, encoded by the coding sequence ATGATTGGTCGATTTAGTTATAAAGGCACAGACGATTCTGAATTGGACGTCACCTCGTTCATGAATCTGATGATTGTACTGGTTCCGGTGCTTTTGCTGAGCATGACGTTCACCCAAATCACAGTGCTTGATGTGAAGCTGCCAGATCTGACTGGTGGCGCATACAACAGCAACGAGTCACAGTCACAGTTGGAGGTTATTGTTACCGATACCGGCTTTCAGGTGGTGTACCCAACGGATGTTGTGCTTAAAGATATACCGCTCAAAACTGACGTGCTGGAATCTGGTGATGAAGTAACAGGGTACGATTACTTGATGTTGTCGCAGGTTTTACAGGAGGTAAAACGCCAGCTTCCGGAAAAACGAAACGCAGTTGTGCGCTCTGCGAAAAATTTGCCATATCAGACGTTGATCAGCACCATGCAAACCGTTAAGTCTTTTAAAACAACAGTAGCGGCCAGTGTTGTGGAAATCGAGTTGTTTCCAGAACTCTCATTGGGGGATGCGCCGTGA
- a CDS encoding ExbD/TolR family protein — MIGQSVFVPRENKPPQAKLSLIALMDIFTILVFFLLLNSGDSQTIEQAKFVKLPDSSSGKAPHADLLIKIGEYQLWLGDEQVIDLDAILAAPDEFIEPLQARLTAHKEKLGDLNAYQQENGLSLTIMGHKDTSYDLIKSVMQTCRQQGFRNISLAVNRVAADVQAAPVFDTASITAGG, encoded by the coding sequence GTGATCGGTCAGAGTGTATTTGTCCCACGAGAAAACAAGCCACCGCAGGCGAAATTAAGCCTTATTGCGCTGATGGATATTTTTACCATTCTGGTGTTCTTTTTGCTCTTAAACTCAGGCGACAGCCAAACCATTGAACAGGCAAAATTTGTCAAATTGCCGGACTCCAGCTCAGGTAAAGCCCCTCATGCAGACCTGCTGATTAAAATTGGCGAGTACCAATTATGGCTTGGCGATGAGCAGGTGATTGATCTTGACGCAATTCTCGCGGCGCCGGACGAATTTATCGAGCCGCTGCAAGCACGCCTGACGGCTCACAAAGAGAAGCTGGGTGACCTTAATGCGTATCAACAGGAAAACGGCCTCAGCCTGACGATCATGGGCCACAAAGACACATCCTACGATTTAATTAAGAGCGTGATGCAAACCTGTCGCCAACAGGGGTTCCGCAATATTTCACTCGCAGTGAACCGAGTGGCAGCTGATGTGCAGGCTGCCCCGGTTTTTGATACAGCTTCGATCACGGCGGGAGGTTAG
- a CDS encoding AgmX/PglI C-terminal domain-containing protein has translation MTIAVQPLALDIRLPWAEDEAQEKAFQRWLKRILIPVLVMMLVIPWLPVFELSYEAQREPPVVTQVMLEPLEEPLPPPTPEPVELAQPVAAKPVIEEEPQQARAQPKVAKKKGPAVKQDSENAMADSQGLNALSSQLTALRGSLNLASLQSRNVSSNTQGEAKQSNREFLGKDGAVKRSDGITVDDSMLSGDSAGLEEYNSTQIAGVGSADLPISTLATHRSNKKGQRDMESIRRTLERTKSSVDAIFQKALVDNPELGGKFTFKLVIEPDGSISNLQLLGSELGVATLESEILRKIRALNFGAREVSPAIVEYDFLFFPS, from the coding sequence ATGACTATTGCTGTTCAGCCGCTTGCTCTCGATATTCGCCTGCCTTGGGCGGAGGACGAAGCGCAGGAAAAAGCGTTTCAGCGCTGGCTAAAACGGATATTAATTCCTGTGCTGGTGATGATGCTGGTTATTCCGTGGCTCCCAGTGTTTGAGTTATCTTACGAGGCGCAGCGCGAGCCTCCTGTTGTAACCCAGGTTATGCTGGAGCCATTGGAAGAACCACTGCCGCCGCCAACGCCCGAGCCCGTAGAGCTGGCGCAACCGGTAGCAGCAAAACCAGTAATCGAGGAAGAGCCGCAACAAGCGCGAGCGCAACCAAAGGTGGCCAAGAAAAAGGGCCCGGCAGTAAAGCAGGATAGCGAAAATGCGATGGCGGATTCGCAGGGGCTCAATGCGTTGTCGAGTCAACTCACGGCGTTGCGTGGATCGTTAAATCTCGCCAGTTTGCAAAGCAGAAACGTCAGCAGCAATACGCAAGGAGAAGCGAAGCAGAGTAATCGTGAATTCCTCGGCAAGGACGGAGCTGTGAAGCGAAGCGACGGCATAACCGTGGATGATTCAATGCTTTCCGGCGATTCGGCTGGCTTGGAAGAATATAATTCCACACAAATTGCTGGTGTTGGCTCGGCGGATTTACCAATAAGCACCTTGGCGACTCACCGCTCAAATAAAAAAGGGCAGCGGGATATGGAATCAATTCGGCGCACGCTGGAACGCACAAAAAGCAGTGTCGACGCAATATTCCAAAAAGCGCTGGTGGACAATCCTGAGTTGGGCGGCAAATTTACGTTTAAATTGGTGATCGAGCCAGATGGTTCAATTTCGAATTTGCAATTGTTGGGCAGCGAGCTCGGGGTTGCCACTCTGGAAAGTGAAATCCTGCGTAAAATTCGCGCACTAAATTTTGGCGCCCGTGAAGTGTCGCCTGCGATAGTCGAATACGACTTTCTGTTCTTCCCTAGTTAA
- a CDS encoding PKD domain-containing protein, with protein sequence MFQQFKLSLVRFSLVSSAVLLAACSGSDGESQENMLQQDDNAIIADTQFVFISRNSEKTVDATADKLQKSLSSDTTTPLDVVAPYEFEPGAKLMLRSSLDIEGQSVDILAAYFGSPDYDVKNLNTSYDGKTLLFAAHGPLDHPTDNTWNIYEYRFETGEVRRLIADNVIANAGQDTNPAYTKTQTIVFSTDRAAGNPDHPSDVTLPEDTEENCYKISPSEKPSLLHAMTLQGENIVQLTYGNHHDTQPASLKDGRVAFMRWSRSYELVPQCDLVLANTRSQTAAVNLFASDYPAGIEAPATWSNSELCAYTQDTPFGPALASNHYSILRIAADGSELQRLYNTVDTGASDEAMLNLQELVQAENGQLITLLKHRYNGFLGGNVMELQSPNDVASGVVFANMALEPVIADSVGLFPNQASLPGWYSAVAPYRDGSSRLLVSWAQCTEVDAGVSAFCRADSDANSIESAYGIWVYNPQTDSRLPVVKAKAGTEYTELALAQPHVGLDYPFAPYSDDYVEDVDGSRIVCDDPGVQPTPEPSVVPSYPPSPTPTPVPSVQPSVMPSVVPSIVPTIAPSVVPSVTPSVAPSITPTMTPSVVPSVTPSVTPSIVPSVTPSVAPTVAPTPTPSVTPSIAPPTPVPSSVPSVVPTPTAEPTPVPTAEPSVTPSAEPSIEPSVEPSAEPSVEPSVEPSTEPSAEPSAEPTPTPTPSPSPVNHAPTADAGLDQALETGDVAQLNGSGSTDLDGDPLTYSWYFVELPVTSGVTLADETSVTPQFMPDVAGAYVVALVVSDGTSESDVDTVSINVSLANTAPVADAGDDLSTSVGSSVSLDGSGSFDADGDALTYSWSLVSAPAEAQVQLSDASVMQPHVLVDTSGDYMFALVVSDGLVESSADMVVLSTSNAKPVADAGEDRTVDQEGMLTVDGSGSYDPEMQPLAFSWSLISTPDGSAAKLIAPESVATGIAVDLPGDYVVQLVVNDGEWNSEPDTVMITVNEPPTCDMSGVDSRSFPVVIRDFKSSHPDFEYNIASDRGIVTEWLGEDGKPVYAHGRRGTETTNGPNAFASWYNDVEDVNLRLPMSLEIQRTPGTDIWTYENSAFFPIDDLGWGLTPGFEHNYHFTLESHLYFDYLGGEKFVFRGDDDLWLYINGRRAIDIGGVHGVQEKSIALDDVADQLGIEIGGRYSFDLFFAERHTVESNFMFQTSIVLSCEEPEAHP encoded by the coding sequence ATGTTTCAGCAATTTAAATTGTCATTAGTGCGATTCAGTCTGGTTTCCAGCGCTGTATTACTGGCGGCATGTTCGGGCAGCGACGGAGAGTCGCAGGAAAATATGCTCCAGCAGGACGATAATGCGATTATTGCGGATACACAGTTTGTTTTTATCTCACGCAATAGCGAAAAGACTGTAGACGCAACGGCAGATAAGTTACAGAAAAGCCTTAGCAGCGACACTACGACCCCGCTAGACGTGGTCGCGCCTTATGAATTCGAACCTGGCGCAAAGTTGATGCTGCGCTCCAGTTTGGATATAGAAGGGCAAAGCGTCGACATTCTGGCCGCGTATTTTGGCTCGCCGGATTACGACGTAAAAAACCTGAATACCTCCTATGACGGAAAAACGTTGCTGTTTGCGGCCCACGGTCCTCTCGATCACCCAACCGACAATACTTGGAACATTTACGAATACCGTTTTGAAACCGGCGAAGTAAGGCGTTTGATTGCGGACAACGTTATCGCCAACGCGGGTCAGGACACCAACCCCGCCTATACAAAAACGCAAACCATTGTTTTTTCCACTGACCGCGCGGCCGGTAACCCGGATCATCCCTCTGATGTCACCCTGCCCGAGGACACAGAAGAAAACTGTTATAAGATCAGCCCGAGCGAAAAACCGTCGCTACTCCACGCGATGACTTTGCAGGGCGAAAATATTGTACAGCTGACCTACGGCAACCACCATGATACCCAGCCTGCGAGCCTGAAGGACGGTCGCGTTGCGTTCATGCGTTGGAGTCGCAGTTACGAGTTGGTGCCCCAATGTGATCTGGTGCTGGCTAATACGCGCAGCCAAACCGCTGCGGTTAACCTGTTTGCTTCCGATTACCCCGCGGGTATTGAAGCGCCCGCCACCTGGTCCAACTCGGAGCTGTGCGCCTACACCCAGGACACGCCATTCGGCCCGGCCCTGGCCTCCAACCACTACAGCATTTTGCGCATCGCCGCCGATGGCAGTGAACTGCAGCGTTTATACAATACTGTAGATACTGGCGCTTCCGATGAGGCCATGCTGAATTTACAAGAATTAGTGCAGGCGGAGAATGGCCAGCTGATCACCTTGCTGAAGCATCGCTACAATGGTTTTCTCGGCGGCAATGTTATGGAACTGCAAAGCCCGAACGACGTTGCGAGCGGAGTGGTATTTGCCAACATGGCACTCGAGCCGGTGATTGCCGATAGTGTTGGTTTATTCCCTAATCAGGCATCACTACCTGGCTGGTACTCTGCGGTTGCGCCTTATCGCGATGGATCTTCGCGCCTTTTGGTGAGCTGGGCGCAATGTACAGAAGTCGACGCTGGTGTCAGCGCTTTCTGTCGTGCGGATTCAGATGCGAACAGCATCGAGAGTGCTTACGGTATCTGGGTATATAACCCGCAGACGGACAGCCGTTTACCCGTGGTTAAAGCCAAAGCTGGAACAGAATACACAGAGTTGGCGCTCGCTCAGCCTCATGTTGGTCTCGATTATCCTTTCGCCCCATATTCAGACGACTACGTTGAAGATGTCGATGGCTCCCGCATTGTCTGCGATGACCCTGGGGTTCAGCCGACGCCGGAGCCCAGTGTTGTGCCGAGCTACCCGCCGAGCCCGACGCCAACCCCGGTACCCAGCGTACAACCAAGCGTGATGCCGTCAGTGGTGCCCTCCATTGTGCCTACAATTGCTCCGAGTGTCGTACCATCGGTGACACCCTCAGTAGCGCCGTCAATAACACCAACGATGACGCCTTCGGTGGTCCCGAGCGTGACACCTTCTGTTACTCCGAGCATAGTGCCATCCGTGACACCATCGGTTGCCCCAACAGTTGCGCCCACGCCGACCCCCTCAGTAACGCCGTCAATCGCTCCGCCTACGCCGGTGCCATCAAGTGTGCCGTCTGTGGTACCCACGCCGACAGCTGAGCCGACCCCGGTACCAACGGCGGAGCCCTCTGTTACGCCGAGTGCAGAACCGTCTATCGAACCTTCAGTGGAGCCTAGCGCTGAACCCAGTGTTGAGCCTTCTGTGGAGCCCAGTACTGAACCAAGTGCAGAGCCAAGCGCAGAACCGACACCAACGCCAACACCTTCGCCATCGCCGGTCAATCACGCACCCACTGCGGACGCCGGTTTGGACCAGGCGCTGGAAACCGGTGATGTTGCACAGTTGAACGGCTCTGGTAGTACAGATCTGGATGGCGATCCTCTAACCTACAGCTGGTACTTTGTTGAACTGCCCGTGACTAGCGGCGTGACTTTGGCTGATGAGACCAGTGTTACACCGCAGTTTATGCCGGACGTCGCCGGCGCCTACGTCGTTGCCTTGGTTGTGAGCGACGGTACCAGTGAAAGCGATGTGGACACAGTGAGTATCAATGTGTCATTAGCGAACACCGCACCGGTCGCTGACGCGGGTGATGACCTGTCAACCTCCGTGGGTAGCTCAGTGAGTCTTGATGGTAGTGGCAGCTTTGATGCGGATGGCGATGCACTGACATATAGCTGGTCACTCGTCTCCGCACCGGCAGAAGCCCAGGTACAACTAAGTGACGCGTCTGTAATGCAGCCGCACGTATTGGTGGACACCTCTGGTGATTACATGTTTGCCTTAGTGGTGAGCGATGGCCTGGTAGAAAGTTCGGCAGATATGGTTGTGCTGAGCACCAGCAACGCGAAACCGGTTGCTGACGCGGGCGAAGATCGCACTGTAGACCAAGAGGGAATGCTCACTGTCGATGGCAGTGGTAGCTACGATCCGGAAATGCAGCCGTTGGCGTTCTCTTGGAGTTTAATTTCAACGCCTGATGGCAGCGCTGCTAAGTTGATCGCGCCGGAATCTGTAGCGACTGGAATTGCGGTCGACTTGCCTGGCGATTATGTGGTGCAGCTGGTTGTAAATGATGGCGAATGGAATAGTGAGCCGGACACGGTAATGATCACTGTAAATGAGCCGCCCACCTGTGACATGTCTGGCGTGGACTCGCGCAGCTTCCCGGTGGTGATCCGTGACTTTAAATCTTCTCACCCGGACTTTGAGTACAACATTGCGAGCGATCGCGGGATTGTCACCGAATGGCTGGGCGAGGATGGTAAGCCAGTCTACGCGCACGGCCGCCGCGGCACCGAAACGACCAACGGCCCTAACGCGTTTGCCAGTTGGTATAACGATGTTGAAGACGTGAACCTGCGCCTGCCAATGTCGCTGGAAATCCAGCGAACGCCTGGAACGGATATCTGGACCTACGAGAATTCAGCGTTTTTCCCAATCGATGATTTGGGTTGGGGTTTGACGCCGGGGTTTGAGCATAACTACCACTTCACGCTGGAGTCACACCTGTATTTCGATTACCTGGGTGGCGAAAAATTCGTGTTCCGTGGTGATGATGATCTGTGGCTCTACATTAACGGCCGCCGGGCAATTGATATTGGTGGTGTTCACGGTGTACAGGAAAAATCTATTGCACTGGATGATGTCGCTGATCAATTGGGCATCGAAATAGGCGGTCGTTATAGTTTCGATCTGTTCTTCGCCGAGCGCCACACGGTTGAGTCTAACTTTATGTTCCAGACCAGCATCGTGCTGAGCTGTGAAGAGCCAGAAGCTCACCCCTGA
- a CDS encoding HD-GYP domain-containing protein, with translation MSANRKTQQIPLAQLVPGMFVVELDIPWMQSPFFKHSRMIASGHDINKLRSAGVKLVTIDLERGSAPQQVASEPVSAVTETQPLNASELQAPTQTHDLSPGFKKELAIALRLRSEVKDTVRSINEKLERNLPVDGEAMAPLVDKTLESLQRNEQALQTLAHLTGKAQKLVDHAFGSFCLCLNLAAVTGLAKEEMHALGVAALLHDSGWMQLPLHLMGKRSDYTAAERSLAQSHVELGLRMLDSANIDALSRRIIAEHHEMNDGSGYPKQLKGDQIHPASHILTVVNTYDEWVHHLNDKPGMLPTKALRVLYMHAEKGRFALPCVASLISMLGVYPVTTAVRLNTGEKAVVEEINPNSHLTPIIRIEYDSNSRPLRSALRVDLSMESANERSITGVLDPSSPDDDPARRLVATVPG, from the coding sequence ATGAGTGCTAATCGTAAAACTCAGCAGATTCCTTTGGCCCAGCTGGTGCCGGGAATGTTTGTCGTGGAGTTAGATATTCCGTGGATGCAAAGTCCATTTTTTAAGCACAGCCGCATGATCGCCAGTGGCCACGATATCAACAAGCTGCGTTCCGCTGGCGTTAAGTTGGTGACGATCGACCTTGAGCGCGGCAGCGCCCCCCAGCAGGTGGCAAGCGAACCTGTCAGTGCGGTTACAGAAACCCAGCCACTTAACGCCAGCGAGCTGCAAGCACCGACGCAGACACACGATCTGTCACCTGGCTTCAAAAAAGAGCTTGCCATCGCGCTACGGCTGCGCTCAGAAGTAAAAGATACGGTGCGCAGCATCAACGAAAAACTCGAGCGCAACCTGCCGGTGGACGGTGAGGCAATGGCGCCATTGGTGGATAAAACCCTGGAGAGTTTGCAACGCAATGAGCAGGCGCTGCAAACGCTTGCACACCTCACCGGCAAAGCGCAAAAGCTGGTTGACCACGCGTTTGGTTCGTTTTGTTTATGCCTGAATCTCGCTGCCGTCACCGGGCTGGCGAAAGAGGAAATGCACGCCCTGGGTGTTGCTGCGCTGCTGCATGACAGTGGCTGGATGCAGCTTCCATTGCACTTGATGGGCAAGCGTTCAGATTACACCGCGGCGGAGCGCAGCCTGGCACAGTCGCACGTGGAGTTGGGCTTGCGGATGTTGGACAGCGCCAACATAGATGCTTTAAGTCGGCGAATCATCGCTGAGCACCATGAGATGAACGACGGCTCTGGTTATCCGAAACAATTGAAAGGCGACCAGATACATCCGGCCAGCCATATACTTACCGTGGTAAACACTTACGATGAGTGGGTGCATCACTTAAACGACAAGCCGGGTATGCTGCCTACCAAAGCACTGAGAGTCCTCTATATGCACGCAGAGAAAGGTCGCTTTGCGCTACCTTGCGTGGCATCGCTAATCAGTATGTTGGGGGTATACCCCGTAACGACTGCAGTGCGCCTGAATACGGGTGAGAAAGCTGTGGTGGAGGAAATCAATCCGAACTCCCACCTTACCCCCATTATTCGAATTGAATACGACAGTAACAGTCGGCCATTGCGCAGCGCTCTGCGCGTGGATCTGAGTATGGAATCGGCCAATGAGCGTTCAATTACTGGCGTACTCGACCCGTCGAGTCCGGACGATGATCCAGCCCGCCGCTTGGTAGCAACGGTACCGGGATAG
- a CDS encoding PAS domain-containing sensor histidine kinase yields the protein MVKPVTNIPSDPNAWLTYWPDGSIVLDEHGRILAISEQAQTILGWRAEQLIGQMAHDRICISTRRLHHAPEDCPICRDADSTTVKSSFWLSAEGDYVSVDYRTARLPVTADGHFVVRFHRNEQQDYSFAELQKFADFVDKNPAAIVEFDEFGQMLFCNPAMQHLMMTHGFDDQGHARIMPRDINEICAQIVDSQNLRAPVEVAIDDFWFNWHFSPLVSPVGQSVIGYVFDVSEVKRAQAQASVARAQARRDFYAKMIHELRTPLNAIVGYSDLLLCRNAENLKDRDLKALRGIKVGGMQLNELISDTLDISKIEAGKMTTEITLFRPQDVLDEIHEQMHYLAEMKKLHYEVQCPPEFTVASDIHKVRQILINLISNAVKYTRKGQVSVVVQPLDVEPPMEDCAEEFLIEVADTGMGIPADQLDSLFDSYQRVKESNTQGIQGTGLGLALVSDVVEILGGEISVASEYGAGSRFSVRLPTQSSVLD from the coding sequence ATGGTTAAACCTGTCACTAATATCCCCAGTGATCCAAACGCCTGGCTCACCTATTGGCCTGATGGCTCCATTGTATTGGACGAGCACGGACGCATTCTGGCCATCTCTGAACAAGCGCAGACCATACTTGGCTGGCGCGCCGAACAGTTGATCGGCCAAATGGCACACGACCGAATTTGTATTTCGACGCGGCGGCTTCACCACGCGCCTGAGGATTGTCCAATTTGCCGCGATGCCGACTCAACGACTGTAAAAAGCAGTTTTTGGCTGTCGGCAGAAGGGGACTATGTCAGTGTTGACTACCGCACGGCGCGTTTGCCTGTGACGGCAGATGGTCACTTCGTAGTCCGTTTTCACCGCAACGAACAGCAGGATTACAGTTTTGCGGAGCTGCAGAAGTTTGCCGATTTTGTCGATAAAAATCCGGCGGCGATTGTGGAGTTCGACGAGTTTGGACAAATGCTTTTCTGCAACCCGGCCATGCAGCACCTGATGATGACGCACGGTTTCGATGACCAGGGACACGCGCGGATAATGCCACGGGATATCAACGAGATCTGTGCCCAAATTGTGGATTCGCAAAATTTACGCGCGCCAGTGGAAGTGGCGATAGACGATTTCTGGTTTAACTGGCATTTCAGCCCGTTGGTTTCACCTGTCGGGCAAAGTGTGATCGGCTATGTCTTCGATGTGTCTGAGGTGAAACGGGCGCAAGCGCAGGCCAGCGTGGCGAGAGCTCAGGCCCGGCGCGACTTTTACGCAAAGATGATTCACGAATTGCGTACTCCGTTGAACGCGATTGTCGGCTACTCCGATCTGCTCTTGTGTCGCAACGCGGAGAACCTTAAAGACCGGGATCTCAAAGCATTGCGGGGGATCAAGGTAGGCGGTATGCAGCTCAATGAGTTGATCTCAGACACGCTGGATATTTCTAAAATCGAAGCGGGTAAAATGACCACAGAAATTACCCTGTTTCGGCCGCAGGATGTGCTCGATGAAATACATGAACAAATGCACTATCTGGCGGAAATGAAAAAGCTGCATTACGAGGTTCAGTGCCCGCCTGAATTTACAGTGGCCAGCGATATTCACAAAGTACGGCAGATTTTAATTAACCTGATTTCCAATGCCGTGAAATACACGCGAAAAGGGCAGGTGAGTGTTGTTGTGCAGCCACTGGATGTGGAGCCGCCTATGGAAGATTGTGCCGAAGAATTTCTGATTGAGGTGGCGGATACCGGAATGGGAATCCCCGCAGATCAGCTGGATTCGCTGTTTGATTCTTATCAGCGGGTGAAAGAGAGCAACACCCAGGGTATACAAGGGACGGGGCTGGGTTTGGCGCTAGTGAGCGATGTGGTGGAGATTCTTGGCGGCGAGATCTCGGTCGCCAGCGAGTACGGCGCAGGCAGCCGTTTTTCTGTGCGGTTGCCTACGCAATCATCGGTGTTGGATTAA
- a CDS encoding pyrimidine/purine nucleoside phosphorylase translates to MLTVNEYFEGKVKSIGFSPAGLPATIGVMAIGEYTFGTDCREIMTVVSGELTVKLPEQADWHTYIAGQTFEVEANQSFDLKVAVETAYLCQYDR, encoded by the coding sequence ATGTTGACAGTGAACGAATATTTCGAAGGTAAGGTTAAGTCGATTGGTTTCAGCCCTGCTGGCCTGCCAGCCACCATCGGCGTGATGGCGATTGGCGAATACACCTTTGGTACCGATTGCCGAGAAATCATGACCGTAGTGAGCGGCGAGCTAACGGTGAAACTGCCCGAACAAGCGGATTGGCACACCTACATTGCCGGGCAGACGTTTGAAGTTGAAGCCAACCAAAGCTTTGACTTGAAAGTTGCGGTAGAAACAGCCTACCTTTGCCAGTACGATCGTTAA
- a CDS encoding EscU/YscU/HrcU family type III secretion system export apparatus switch protein encodes MKPEQPTKAVALFYDGESAPTITAKGSGEQAEEILRIAREAEVPLCDNGPLVELLSQLELGDSIPKELYIAVAHIIAFAYQLDQRASAPDREIPL; translated from the coding sequence ATGAAACCAGAACAACCCACCAAAGCCGTAGCCCTTTTCTACGACGGGGAGTCTGCACCTACAATCACTGCCAAAGGCAGTGGTGAGCAAGCGGAAGAAATTTTGCGGATTGCCCGGGAAGCAGAGGTTCCGCTGTGCGACAACGGGCCTCTGGTAGAGTTACTGAGCCAGTTAGAGCTTGGCGATAGCATTCCGAAGGAGCTTTACATCGCAGTCGCCCATATAATCGCTTTCGCTTATCAATTGGATCAGCGTGCTAGCGCACCTGACCGCGAAATCCCGCTATAA